A window of the Streptomyces luomodiensis genome harbors these coding sequences:
- a CDS encoding Crp/Fnr family transcriptional regulator, with translation MDDVLRRAPLFAALDDEQAAELRASMGEVTLARGDALFHEGDPGDRLYVVTEGKVKLHRTSPDGRENMLAVLGPGELIGELSLFDPGPRTATATALTEVKLLGLGHGDLQPWLNARPEVASALLRAVARRLRKTNDQMSDLVFSDVPGRVARALLDLSRRFGVQSEEGIHVVHDLTQEELAQLVGASRETVNKALADFAGRGWLRLEARAVILLDVERLAKRSR, from the coding sequence GCTCGATGACGAGCAGGCCGCTGAGCTGCGCGCCTCCATGGGAGAGGTCACCCTCGCGCGAGGTGACGCGCTCTTCCACGAAGGGGACCCCGGCGATCGCCTGTACGTGGTCACCGAGGGCAAGGTGAAGCTCCACCGCACCTCTCCCGACGGCCGCGAGAACATGCTGGCCGTGCTCGGTCCCGGCGAGCTGATCGGCGAGCTGTCGCTGTTCGACCCCGGCCCGCGCACCGCCACCGCCACCGCCCTCACCGAGGTCAAGCTCCTCGGCCTCGGCCACGGCGACCTCCAGCCGTGGCTGAACGCCCGGCCCGAGGTCGCCTCCGCGCTGCTGCGCGCGGTCGCCCGGCGCCTGCGCAAGACCAACGACCAGATGTCCGACCTGGTCTTCTCCGACGTCCCCGGCCGGGTCGCCAGGGCCCTGCTGGACCTGTCGCGCCGCTTCGGCGTGCAGTCGGAGGAGGGCATCCACGTCGTCCACGACCTGACCCAGGAGGAGCTGGCCCAGCTGGTCGGCGCCTCCCGCGAGACCGTCAACAAGGCGCTCGCCGACTTCGCGGGCCGCGGCTGGCTGCGGCTGGAGGCGCGCGCGGTGATCCTGCTGGATGTCGAGCGGCTGGCCAAGCGCTCCCGCTGA
- a CDS encoding transglycosylase domain-containing protein, translating to MGNTRSSGGLSTAQQAAKFLGVSALAGAVMAGLALPAVGALGLAAKGTVEEFDGIPANLKTPPLSQRTTILDAKGGEIAKVYSRDRTIVKLKDVSPYMRQAIVAIEDARFYQHGAVDLKGVLRAVNTNAQEGGVSQGASTLTQQYVKNVFVEEAGNDKEKVAQATRQSIGRKIKELKYAIKVEKELGKKRILENYLNITFFGQQAYGIEAASQRYFSKSAKDLNLEQSAMLAGLVQSPSRYDPINAPETAKERRNTVLRRMAEVKDITPAQAAAAQKKPLGLKVSMPRSGCITAVQGAGFFCDYVREILLNDPTFGKTAEARAKRWNQGGLTIRTTLDPQAQESVQKSIKSHVYQSDSVATAVTLVEPGTGKVLGMGQSRPYGFGENETQINLSADKAMGGSNYGFQVGSTFKPITAAAAIEQGKKPYQRYSSPYKMKYPSPVTTCKGTWRNDEGATVENENESEVGPYAMKEATAKSVNTYFVQLISDIGVCPVTQMADRMGVERADGEEHNQVPSLTLGSEGFSPLTMANAYATFANRGVYCSPVFIESITGPNGKALKVPQSKCSRAMSEKTADTINTLLRGVVEDGTGKQAGLKNRPSAGKTGTTDERRAAWFVGYTPNLAGAVWVGGPGAKGVTMENISIGGVFHDKVYGADTPGPIWKDAMSGALEGKPAPNFESVSIKDPNQHKSDDDKKRNDRKPSNDGGDKGDNGDKGGQENPWPDISLPSDLIGGGNGNGGNGNGNGGRHWPR from the coding sequence ATGGGAAACACGCGCTCGAGCGGCGGTCTGTCCACCGCTCAACAGGCCGCCAAGTTCCTCGGCGTCAGCGCGCTGGCCGGTGCCGTGATGGCCGGGCTCGCGCTTCCCGCCGTCGGGGCGCTCGGCCTCGCGGCCAAGGGAACGGTGGAGGAGTTCGACGGAATTCCGGCCAATCTCAAGACACCGCCGCTCAGCCAGCGGACGACGATCCTGGACGCCAAGGGCGGAGAGATCGCGAAGGTCTACTCCCGCGACCGGACGATCGTGAAGCTGAAGGACGTCTCCCCCTATATGCGGCAGGCGATCGTCGCGATCGAGGACGCCCGCTTCTACCAGCACGGGGCGGTCGACCTCAAGGGCGTGCTGCGCGCGGTGAACACCAACGCGCAGGAGGGCGGGGTCTCCCAGGGTGCCTCCACGTTGACCCAGCAGTATGTGAAGAACGTGTTCGTCGAGGAGGCGGGCAACGACAAGGAGAAGGTCGCCCAGGCCACCCGGCAGTCCATCGGCCGCAAGATCAAGGAACTGAAGTACGCGATCAAGGTCGAGAAGGAACTGGGCAAGAAGCGGATCCTCGAGAACTACCTGAACATCACCTTCTTCGGTCAGCAGGCATACGGCATCGAGGCGGCCTCGCAGCGCTACTTCAGCAAGTCCGCCAAGGACCTGAACCTGGAGCAGTCGGCGATGCTGGCCGGTCTCGTCCAGTCGCCCAGCCGCTACGACCCGATCAACGCCCCGGAGACCGCCAAGGAACGCCGCAACACTGTGCTGCGGCGCATGGCCGAGGTGAAGGACATCACTCCGGCACAGGCCGCCGCGGCCCAGAAGAAGCCGCTCGGCCTCAAGGTCAGCATGCCCAGGAGCGGCTGCATCACGGCCGTCCAGGGCGCCGGGTTCTTCTGTGACTACGTCCGCGAGATCCTGCTCAACGACCCGACCTTCGGCAAGACGGCGGAGGCGCGCGCCAAGCGCTGGAACCAGGGCGGCCTGACGATCCGTACGACGCTGGACCCGCAGGCCCAGGAGTCGGTCCAGAAGTCGATCAAGTCGCATGTCTACCAGTCCGACTCGGTGGCCACCGCGGTGACGCTCGTCGAGCCGGGCACCGGCAAGGTGCTGGGGATGGGCCAGTCCCGGCCGTACGGCTTCGGCGAGAACGAGACCCAGATCAACCTCTCCGCGGACAAGGCCATGGGCGGCTCGAACTACGGCTTCCAGGTCGGTTCCACGTTCAAGCCGATCACCGCCGCGGCCGCCATCGAGCAGGGCAAGAAGCCGTACCAGCGCTACTCCTCGCCGTACAAGATGAAGTATCCGAGCCCGGTCACCACCTGCAAGGGCACCTGGCGCAACGACGAGGGCGCGACCGTCGAGAACGAGAACGAGAGCGAGGTCGGCCCGTACGCGATGAAGGAGGCGACCGCCAAGTCGGTCAACACCTACTTCGTCCAGCTGATCAGCGACATCGGGGTCTGCCCGGTGACGCAGATGGCCGACAGGATGGGCGTGGAGCGCGCCGACGGCGAAGAGCACAACCAGGTGCCCTCCCTCACTCTCGGCTCCGAGGGCTTCTCGCCGCTGACGATGGCCAACGCCTACGCGACCTTCGCCAACCGCGGCGTCTACTGCTCCCCGGTCTTCATCGAGTCGATCACCGGCCCGAACGGCAAGGCGCTGAAGGTCCCGCAGTCGAAGTGTTCCCGCGCGATGTCGGAGAAGACCGCGGACACCATCAACACGCTGCTGCGCGGGGTGGTCGAGGACGGCACCGGCAAGCAGGCCGGCCTCAAGAACCGCCCGAGCGCCGGTAAGACCGGTACCACGGACGAGCGGCGGGCCGCGTGGTTCGTCGGCTACACCCCGAACCTGGCCGGTGCGGTGTGGGTCGGCGGTCCGGGCGCCAAGGGCGTCACGATGGAGAACATCAGCATCGGCGGCGTCTTCCACGACAAGGTCTACGGCGCGGACACCCCCGGCCCGATCTGGAAGGACGCGATGAGCGGCGCGCTGGAGGGCAAGCCGGCGCCGAACTTCGAGTCCGTCTCGATCAAGGACCCGAACCAGCACAAGTCCGATGACGACAAGAAGCGGAACGACCGCAAGCCGAGCAACGACGGCGGCGACAAGGGCGACAACGGCGACAAGGGCGGCCAGGAGAACCCGTGGCCGGACATCTCCCTGCCCTCGGACCTGATCGGCGGCGGCAACGGGAATGGCGGGAACGGCAACGGAAACGGCGGCCGGCACTGGCCGCGGTAG
- a CDS encoding ArsA-related P-loop ATPase: MSRLHVVSGKGGTGKTTVAAALALALATGGRRTLLVEVEGRQGIAQLFETEPLPYEERKIATAPGGGEVHALAIDPEFALLDYLHMFYKLGSAGRALKKLGAIDFATTIAPGLRDVLLTGKACEAVRRKGKDGRFVYDSVVMDAPPTGRITRFLNVNHEVAGLARTGPIHNQAQAVMRVLKSPQTAVHMVTLLEEMPVQETADGIAELRADGLPTGGVIINMVRPAILDQEAVEAVANGQRTAVAKALSQAGLGGARRGGLAEQLVDPLLEQAREHAERVELERAQRAELTGLGLPLHELELLTDGVDLAGLYRLAADLRKQWPT; this comes from the coding sequence GTGAGCAGGCTCCATGTCGTCAGTGGCAAGGGCGGAACCGGCAAGACCACGGTCGCCGCCGCACTCGCGCTGGCCCTCGCGACCGGTGGCAGGCGAACCCTGCTGGTCGAAGTCGAGGGCCGTCAGGGCATCGCGCAGCTCTTCGAGACCGAGCCGCTGCCCTACGAGGAGCGGAAGATCGCCACCGCGCCGGGCGGCGGGGAGGTGCACGCCCTGGCGATCGACCCGGAGTTCGCACTCCTGGACTACCTCCATATGTTCTACAAGCTGGGCTCAGCCGGACGCGCACTCAAGAAGCTCGGCGCGATCGATTTCGCGACCACCATCGCCCCGGGGCTGCGGGACGTCCTGCTGACCGGCAAGGCGTGCGAGGCGGTGCGCCGTAAGGGCAAGGACGGCCGCTTCGTCTACGACTCGGTGGTCATGGACGCGCCGCCCACCGGCCGCATCACCCGCTTCCTGAACGTCAACCACGAGGTGGCGGGGCTGGCCCGGACCGGCCCGATACACAATCAGGCACAAGCCGTGATGCGCGTCCTGAAGTCGCCCCAGACGGCGGTCCACATGGTGACCCTGCTGGAGGAGATGCCGGTCCAGGAGACCGCGGACGGCATCGCGGAGCTGCGCGCCGACGGCCTTCCGACGGGCGGGGTCATCATCAACATGGTGCGGCCCGCGATCCTCGACCAGGAGGCCGTCGAGGCCGTCGCCAACGGGCAGCGTACGGCCGTCGCCAAGGCGCTCTCCCAGGCCGGCCTGGGCGGCGCCCGCCGCGGCGGCCTGGCCGAACAGCTGGTCGACCCGCTGCTGGAGCAGGCGCGCGAGCACGCCGAACGGGTGGAGCTGGAGCGGGCGCAGCGCGCCGAGCTGACCGGTCTGGGACTGCCGCTGCACGAGTTGGAACTGCTCACGGACGGCGTCGACCTGGCCGGGCTGTACCGGCTCGCGGCGGATCTGCGCAAGCAGTGGCCGACGTGA
- a CDS encoding ArsA family ATPase, with the protein MSMDVAPRLDTDALLDDPQTRIVVCCGSGGVGKTTTAAALGVRAAERGRKVVVLTIDPARRLAQSMGIDALDNIPRRVDGVGDGKGGELHAMMLDMKRTFDEFVEAHADPERARAILANPFYQSLSAGFAGTQEYMAMEKLGQLRARDEWDLIIVDTPPSRSALDFLDAPKRLGSFLDGKFIKVLMAPAKVGGKAGMKFLNVGVSMMTGTVSKVLGGQLLRDVQTFAAAMDTMFGGFRTRAEATYRLLQAPGTAFLVVAAPERDALREAAYFVERLAADQMPLAGLVLNRVHGSGAEQLSAERALAAAETLSLADCPEDPDDTSVDGAPANTAEGSVPAKNGTGSENLADGGFVDPHSGNAQARNPSAADPDVSPTSADSSAERLAAGLLRLHAERMQVLGREQRTHDRFTALHPEVPVAQVAALPGDVHDLAGLRAIGERLAVPLERTKRAAG; encoded by the coding sequence ATGAGCATGGACGTGGCACCCCGGCTGGACACCGACGCCCTGCTGGACGATCCGCAGACCCGCATCGTGGTGTGCTGCGGCTCCGGCGGCGTCGGCAAGACCACCACCGCCGCGGCCCTGGGCGTACGGGCCGCCGAGCGCGGCCGTAAGGTCGTCGTCCTCACCATCGACCCGGCCCGCCGGCTCGCCCAGTCCATGGGCATCGACGCGCTCGACAACATCCCGCGCCGGGTGGACGGCGTCGGCGACGGCAAGGGCGGCGAACTGCACGCCATGATGCTCGACATGAAGCGGACGTTCGACGAGTTCGTCGAGGCGCACGCCGACCCCGAGCGCGCTCGGGCGATCCTCGCGAACCCCTTCTACCAGTCGCTCTCGGCCGGTTTCGCGGGCACGCAGGAGTACATGGCCATGGAGAAGCTCGGCCAGCTGCGGGCCCGCGACGAATGGGACCTGATCATCGTCGACACCCCGCCCAGCCGGTCGGCGCTGGACTTCCTGGACGCGCCGAAACGCCTCGGCTCCTTCCTGGACGGGAAGTTCATCAAGGTCCTGATGGCCCCGGCGAAGGTCGGCGGCAAAGCCGGAATGAAGTTCCTGAACGTGGGCGTGTCGATGATGACGGGCACGGTCAGCAAGGTGCTCGGCGGGCAGTTGTTGCGCGACGTACAGACTTTCGCTGCCGCGATGGACACCATGTTCGGCGGGTTCCGCACCCGCGCGGAGGCCACCTACCGGCTGCTTCAGGCCCCCGGTACCGCCTTCCTGGTGGTGGCCGCGCCCGAGCGGGACGCCCTGCGGGAGGCCGCGTACTTCGTCGAACGGCTGGCCGCGGACCAGATGCCACTGGCCGGGCTGGTGCTGAACCGGGTGCACGGCAGCGGGGCCGAACAGCTGTCGGCGGAACGCGCGTTGGCCGCCGCGGAGACCTTGTCGCTGGCCGACTGCCCCGAGGATCCGGACGACACATCCGTGGACGGTGCGCCCGCGAACACCGCAGAGGGAAGCGTTCCGGCCAAGAACGGCACCGGGTCAGAAAATCTTGCCGACGGCGGATTCGTCGATCCCCACTCAGGGAATGCTCAAGCGCGGAACCCCTCAGCAGCGGACCCCGACGTCTCCCCCACGTCGGCGGACTCGTCGGCGGAGCGGCTCGCCGCGGGACTGCTTCGCTTGCACGCGGAGCGTATGCAGGTGCTCGGACGCGAGCAGCGCACACACGACCGCTTCACGGCGCTCCACCCCGAGGTTCCGGTGGCCCAAGTGGCCGCACTCCCTGGCGACGTACACGACTTGGCAGGACTCCGGGCGATCGGCGAACGCCTCGCGGTCCCGCTGGAACGGACCAAGCGCGCGGCGGGCTGA
- a CDS encoding GatB/YqeY domain-containing protein produces the protein MTTKLKSRLQDDLTAAIKARDELRSSTLRLTITAITKEEVSGESARELSDAEVEKIVAREAKKRREAAEAFEKGGRAEQAERERAEGEVLAEYLPKPLTDDELNALVAEAVQEAAAGGAEGPRAMGAVMKIVNPKIAGRAEGGRVAAAVKRQLAGG, from the coding sequence ATGACCACCAAGCTCAAGTCCAGGCTCCAGGACGACCTCACCGCGGCGATCAAGGCGCGCGACGAGCTGCGCTCCTCGACTCTCCGGCTCACCATCACCGCGATCACGAAGGAAGAGGTCTCGGGCGAGAGCGCCCGTGAGCTGTCCGACGCCGAGGTGGAGAAGATCGTCGCGCGGGAGGCCAAGAAGCGCCGTGAGGCGGCCGAGGCGTTCGAGAAGGGTGGCCGCGCGGAGCAGGCCGAGCGGGAGCGGGCGGAGGGCGAGGTGCTCGCCGAGTATCTGCCGAAGCCGCTGACGGACGACGAGCTGAACGCCCTGGTGGCCGAGGCGGTGCAGGAAGCCGCGGCGGGCGGTGCCGAGGGTCCGCGGGCCATGGGCGCCGTGATGAAGATCGTGAACCCGAAGATCGCCGGGCGGGCGGAGGGCGGCCGGGTCGCCGCCGCGGTGAAGCGGCAGCTCGCAGGCGGGTAG
- a CDS encoding RidA family protein: MGSGAVEGRLAGLGLTLPEVAAPLAAYVPAVRTGPYVYTSGQLPLVEGKLGVTGKVGAEVTPEEAKELARTCALNALAAVQSVVGDLDRIVRVVKVVGFVASAPDFTGQPGVVNGASELLGEVLGDAGVHARSAVGVAVLPLDAPVEVEIQVEVAD, encoded by the coding sequence ATGGGCAGCGGCGCGGTCGAGGGCAGGCTCGCCGGGCTCGGTCTGACGCTGCCCGAGGTCGCGGCGCCCCTCGCCGCGTACGTGCCCGCGGTCCGCACCGGCCCGTACGTCTACACCTCGGGCCAGCTGCCGCTGGTCGAGGGGAAGCTGGGCGTGACCGGCAAGGTCGGCGCGGAGGTGACCCCGGAGGAGGCCAAGGAGCTGGCGCGCACCTGTGCGCTGAACGCGCTGGCCGCCGTGCAGTCGGTCGTCGGTGACCTCGACCGCATCGTGCGGGTGGTGAAGGTCGTCGGCTTCGTCGCCTCGGCGCCGGACTTCACCGGCCAGCCGGGCGTCGTCAATGGCGCGAGCGAGCTGCTCGGCGAGGTCCTGGGCGACGCGGGCGTGCACGCGCGCAGCGCGGTGGGCGTGGCGGTGCTGCCGCTGGACGCCCCGGTCGAGGTCGAGATCCAGGTCGAGGTCGCGGACTAG
- a CDS encoding DUF4177 domain-containing protein codes for MTKWEYATVPLLVHATKQILDTWGEDGWELVQVVPGPNNPEQLVAYLKREKS; via the coding sequence ATGACCAAGTGGGAATACGCGACCGTACCGCTGCTCGTACACGCCACGAAGCAGATTCTGGACACCTGGGGCGAGGACGGCTGGGAGCTGGTCCAGGTCGTTCCCGGGCCGAACAACCCGGAGCAGCTGGTGGCCTACCTGAAGCGGGAGAAGAGCTGA
- a CDS encoding WhiB family transcriptional regulator, with amino-acid sequence MGWVTDWSAQAACRTTDPDELFVQGAAQNRAKAVCTGCPVRTECLADALDNRVEFGVWGGMTERERRALLRRRPTVTSWRRLLETARTEYERSAGILPFDDEDYERFAAVG; translated from the coding sequence ATGGGCTGGGTAACCGACTGGAGTGCGCAGGCCGCCTGCCGCACTACTGATCCAGATGAACTGTTCGTCCAGGGCGCGGCACAGAACAGGGCCAAAGCGGTCTGCACTGGATGTCCGGTGCGCACCGAGTGCCTTGCGGATGCCTTGGACAACCGCGTGGAGTTCGGTGTGTGGGGAGGGATGACCGAGCGCGAGCGGCGAGCACTGCTGCGCCGCCGGCCGACGGTGACCTCCTGGCGCAGGCTCCTGGAGACCGCGCGCACCGAGTACGAGCGCAGCGCGGGCATTCTGCCCTTCGACGACGAGGACTACGAGCGCTTCGCCGCGGTCGGATAG
- a CDS encoding NUDIX hydrolase, translating into MSTTNGQWYPPEWPERIRLLSAGELTPVTPRRAATVLLLRDGQPEQDRQDSQDPQGRQDGDGEHAAEKLAAAPGPARAAHGPEAPAEGVRDAAGGPGGLAVYMLRRRASMAFAGGAYAYPGGSVDPRDERMVTWAGPSRAQWARRLGLDPDEPTQAQAIVCAAVRETFEEAGILLAGPTPHTVVADTTGDDWEADRAALVARDLSFAEFLDRRGLVLRSDLLGCWARWITPEFEPRRYDTWFFVAALPRGQRTRNASTEADRTVWIRPIDAADGYDRGELLMMPPTIATLRQLAAHGSVAEALAAAADRDLKPILAQARVENGELVLSWPGHDEFTRHIPRATGGSSA; encoded by the coding sequence ATGTCCACTACGAACGGCCAGTGGTACCCGCCCGAATGGCCCGAGCGGATCCGCCTCCTGTCGGCCGGTGAGCTCACACCGGTGACACCGCGCCGGGCCGCCACCGTGCTGCTGCTGCGGGACGGACAACCTGAACAGGACCGGCAGGACTCGCAGGACCCGCAGGGCCGGCAGGACGGCGACGGGGAGCACGCGGCGGAGAAGCTCGCGGCGGCGCCGGGGCCCGCAAGGGCCGCGCACGGCCCTGAGGCGCCCGCGGAGGGCGTACGGGACGCGGCGGGCGGGCCCGGCGGGCTCGCCGTCTACATGCTGCGCAGACGCGCCTCCATGGCCTTCGCCGGAGGCGCGTACGCCTATCCGGGCGGCTCCGTGGACCCGCGCGACGAGCGCATGGTCACCTGGGCCGGACCCTCGCGGGCGCAGTGGGCGCGGCGGCTGGGCCTGGACCCCGACGAGCCGACGCAGGCGCAGGCCATCGTGTGCGCGGCGGTCCGCGAGACCTTCGAGGAGGCGGGGATCCTGCTGGCGGGCCCGACACCGCACACCGTGGTCGCGGACACGACGGGGGACGACTGGGAGGCGGACCGCGCGGCGCTGGTCGCCCGGGATCTGTCCTTCGCGGAGTTCCTGGACCGCCGGGGGCTCGTGCTCCGCTCGGATCTGCTGGGCTGCTGGGCGCGCTGGATCACCCCGGAGTTCGAACCGCGCCGCTACGACACCTGGTTCTTCGTGGCTGCGCTGCCGCGGGGGCAGCGCACCCGTAACGCCTCCACGGAGGCGGACCGGACCGTCTGGATCCGTCCGATCGACGCGGCCGACGGCTACGACCGGGGCGAGCTGCTGATGATGCCGCCCACGATCGCGACGCTGCGCCAGCTCGCGGCCCACGGCTCGGTCGCCGAGGCGCTGGCCGCGGCCGCGGACCGGGACCTGAAGCCGATCCTGGCCCAGGCGCGGGTGGAGAACGGGGAGCTGGTGCTGAGCTGGCCGGGTCATGATGAGTTCACCAGGCACATTCCGCGCGCCACGGGGGGATCTTCCGCATGA
- a CDS encoding metallophosphoesterase, giving the protein MRARYGVPLGITAVGAAGLAYAVGFEVRSFRLRRITVPVLPHGMRPLRVLQVSDIHMVSGQRKKQRWLQSLAGLRPDFVVNTGDNLSDPEGVPEVLDALGPLMEFPGAYVFGSNDYYGPKLRNPARYLLEKASGRHGLNGNPPAVGAIHNPWTELRDAFDAAGWVGLSNTRGRLKLDDIEIALTGLDDPHIKRDRYAEVAGGPESDADLSLAVVHAPYLRVLDAFTADRYPLILAGHTHGGQLCIPFYGALVTNCDLDTRRVKGLSQHHAGGHTSYLHVSAGCGTNRYTPVRFACPPEATLLTLTPQTL; this is encoded by the coding sequence ATGCGCGCGCGATACGGAGTACCCCTGGGAATCACGGCGGTCGGCGCAGCCGGCCTCGCCTACGCCGTCGGCTTCGAAGTCCGGTCCTTCAGGCTCCGGCGGATCACCGTCCCGGTGCTCCCGCACGGGATGCGCCCCCTGCGCGTCCTCCAGGTCTCCGACATCCACATGGTGAGCGGGCAGCGCAAGAAGCAGCGCTGGCTCCAGTCCCTCGCCGGGCTGCGCCCCGACTTCGTGGTGAACACCGGGGACAACCTGTCGGACCCCGAGGGCGTGCCGGAGGTCCTGGACGCGCTGGGCCCGCTGATGGAGTTCCCCGGCGCGTACGTCTTCGGCTCGAACGACTACTACGGACCGAAGCTGCGTAATCCCGCCCGCTATTTGCTGGAGAAGGCCAGCGGCCGGCATGGGCTGAACGGCAACCCCCCGGCCGTCGGCGCCATCCACAACCCGTGGACGGAACTCCGCGACGCCTTCGACGCGGCCGGCTGGGTCGGACTGTCGAACACCCGCGGCCGGCTGAAGCTGGACGACATCGAGATCGCCCTCACCGGCCTCGACGACCCCCATATCAAGCGGGACCGCTACGCCGAGGTGGCCGGCGGCCCCGAGTCGGACGCCGACCTCTCCCTCGCCGTGGTCCACGCCCCGTATCTGCGGGTTCTCGACGCCTTCACCGCCGACCGCTACCCCTTGATCCTCGCCGGCCACACCCACGGCGGTCAGCTGTGCATCCCCTTCTACGGCGCCCTGGTCACCAACTGCGACCTCGACACCCGCCGGGTCAAGGGCCTCTCCCAGCACCACGCCGGCGGCCACACCTCCTACCTCCACGTCTCCGCGGGCTGCGGCACCAACCGCTACACCCCGGTCCGCTTCGCCTGCCCCCCGGAAGCCACCCTGCTCACCCTGACCCCCCAGACCCTCTGA
- a CDS encoding MBL fold metallo-hydrolase, with the protein MTYASALPGQPRGGAIGGPATDRAVCVLAPNASPMTLDGTNTWIVAEPDSDLAVVIDPGPLDDAHLKEVIATAERAGKRVALTLLTHGHPDHAEGAARFAELTRTSVRALDPALRLGDEGLELGDVISTGGLELRVVPTPGHTADSLSFHLPADGAVLTGDTVLGRGTTVVAHPDGRLGDYLDSLRRLRSLTVDDGVNTVLPGHGPVLNDAQGVVEYYLAHRANRLAQVETAVENGYRTPSEVVAHVYADVDRSLWPAAELSVRAQLEYLREHGLI; encoded by the coding sequence ATGACGTACGCATCCGCTCTGCCCGGTCAGCCGCGCGGGGGCGCCATCGGCGGCCCGGCCACCGACCGGGCCGTCTGCGTCCTGGCGCCGAACGCCTCCCCCATGACGCTGGACGGTACCAACACCTGGATCGTCGCCGAGCCCGACTCCGACCTCGCCGTCGTCATCGACCCCGGGCCGCTCGACGACGCGCACCTCAAGGAGGTCATCGCGACGGCCGAGCGGGCGGGCAAGCGGGTCGCGCTGACGCTGCTCACCCATGGCCATCCGGACCACGCGGAGGGCGCGGCGCGCTTCGCCGAGCTGACGCGGACGTCCGTAAGGGCGCTGGACCCGGCGCTGCGGCTGGGGGACGAGGGGCTGGAGCTGGGGGACGTCATATCCACCGGCGGCCTGGAGCTGCGGGTGGTGCCCACGCCCGGCCACACCGCCGACTCGCTGTCCTTCCACCTTCCGGCCGATGGCGCGGTCCTTACGGGCGACACGGTGCTCGGGCGGGGCACCACCGTCGTCGCGCATCCCGACGGGCGGCTCGGCGACTATCTGGACTCGCTGCGGCGGCTGCGGTCGCTGACCGTGGACGACGGGGTGAACACGGTCCTGCCGGGCCACGGACCGGTGCTGAACGACGCCCAGGGCGTGGTGGAGTACTACCTCGCGCACCGCGCCAACCGGCTCGCCCAGGTGGAGACGGCGGTCGAGAACGGCTACCGGACGCCCTCGGAGGTCGTGGCGCATGTGTACGCGGACGTGGACCGGTCGCTGTGGCCGGCGGCGGAGCTGTCGGTCCGGGCCCAGCTGGAGTATCTGCGCGAGCACGGGCTGATCTGA